The Eriocheir sinensis breed Jianghai 21 chromosome 13, ASM2467909v1, whole genome shotgun sequence region GGAGTATACTAACACCAGaccgagaaccaggtggagagatgaaattagaacctttgtcggggCGGGATGGAGTATACTAACACCAGaccgagaaccaggtggagagatgaaattagaacctttgtcggggCGGGATGGAGTATACTAACACCAGaccgagaaccaggtggagagatgaaattagaacctttgccggagcgggATGGAGTATACTAACACCAGaccgagaaccaggtggagagatgaaattagaacccttgccggggcgggatggagtatACTAACACCAGaccgagaaccaggtggagagatgaaattagaacctttgccggagcgggatggagtacactaacaccagatagataggaagaggtggaggacgttaggaaaggcctttgtcctgtGGTGAACTaataagatgataataataatgttgataaaaAATGAACTTGCTATAGGTCAAAGAAAGTTCAAAGGTCAATGAAAGAAAACAGGACAAAGggatgggaaaaaaatagaaaagaaataagaaaataaagacaaaaatgatgaaaatataaaaaaagaaaaggaaaaaacgatgATAAAGATAATGACGCTGATAATTATAATGACGATAAATACCTTTAAATAACCACTTTCACGCTCTTATAAACATCCCCAGGTAATTAATCAGCTGTCACCTGGCCTAGACTAATTGAGCTGTTACCTGCATGCGTGACAGCCCCGCTCATCCCTGACACACCTGGCCACCTGAGCAGAAAAACACTCCTTTAACTTCCTGTCGACAACGCGTCTCCACCCACGGCAACACTAGCCAGGTATTGCGGCCCAGTCCAGTGTTGCCAACgacagaatgatgatgataatgatgaaataaaTGGTAGATTATATAGTATGGTTCTTCTTCGCCATTGTTGAGCTCCATATAATagcttttcattattcttttttttttacaaaggaggaagaagaacaagattatgaagatgatgaagaagaagaagaagaaggaaaagaagaagaagaagaaggaaaagaagaagaagaagacgcagaagaagaagaagaaaaagaagaagaagaagaagaaggaaaagaagaagaagaagaagaagaagaagaagacgtagaagaagaagaagaagacgtagaagaagaagaagaagaagaagaagaaaaacgaagaccaacctccccctcctctttctctcttcctccctctcttcctgtacccgtcacacacacacacacacacacacacacacacacacacacacacacacacacacacacacacacacacacacacacaaacacctgcccaacccaacccaacacacctgagctaaaaaaaataaaggtgttgTGTtgaagcctcacacacacacacacacacacacacacacacacacacacacacacacacacacaccggatgtAATTAAGACAGAATACACCTGAAGGTCGTGATTGCCAGATGCAGGTGACCCGGTGAACAggtgtgagagggggaggaagaggggggaggaggggagggggaggaggaggggggaggaaggaaggagggtcaagaatagatgagggaagggaggaagagaaagaaagggagggagagataaaaggtaaagatgtgaaagggagagaaagaagagaggaagggaagggaagggaagggaaggggagggagaggagaggataggagagagagagagagagagagagagagagagagagagagagagagagagagagagagagagagagagagagagagagagagagagagagagagagagagagagagagagagagagagaatctaaccTCAATTTTTCAGTCCccgaagccacacacacacacactacacatgaCCTACAACATATAATAACCATCTGTTCTTGTCGTTtattaatatagaaaaaaatatataatgaaaggtTGTCGTATCTGCCCCGGAAGTCGAACAAATGctcagacgaagaagatgaagaggaggaggaggaggaggaggaggaggaggaggaggaggaggaggaagatataaaggTGCatggacgaagatgaggaggactgaaaggaaaaataaaaggaaaatgacaagaagagggaaaagaaggagaaggaggaagaggaagaggaggaaaaaaagaagaaaggagaaggatataAAAGTGTATGTACGAAGAGGATGTAgataggaaggataaaaaaaaggacgaaaagaagagggaaaagaaggatgaggaggagaaaagaatttagtagtagtagtagtagtagtagtagtagtagtagtagtagtagtagtagtagtagtagtaacagcaataaTGGCACGTATATAACAAACTTCTACATCAACAAACTCTACTAAAACAACGACGTAAATAAAACACGATACCAAGCTTACTAAAACGCCAAACagtacgataataataataataataataataataataataataataataataataataataataataataataataataagcttaCAAAAACCAAGCTTACATATACCCCAAACACAGCAATACGTTTGTAGCTACAGtggcaatagtaatagtagcagtagtagtagtggtagcagtagtagtagtagtggcagtatacTTCGAAAAAGCTAAATAAATGGTCAAccaacacagaaacacacacaccttgcgaCTTAAACCAATGGAGTGTGTACTGCGACAAGTATCTGAGGAGACCGAGGTTGTTAtgctggtggcggtgatggtggtgatgccgttgttggtggtggtggtgacgctgggaTGATGGCGTTAGGTCCCGTGAGGTCgccggcgctggtggtggtgttggggtatCACGCGGACTCCTCATCACCACTAAGGGCCTTCTGGTGGTGTATCCGTGGTGTTTAtggttgttattggtggtggtggagttgttaTTGTGGTACCTGGACCCTGGGACTGTTGAGGGACTGCACTCGACTCCTTCCTCCACGTCCAAGTCCTCTTCGATGATATACAGGTCGCCTTCTTTCCTCACGACCTGCCTTGGGAGGTGGAGGTTGGTCGGCCGTGTGGTGGTCTGTTCCTCTGTGTTCTCAAGTTCAAGCTCAGTATCGTCGATTAGGTTCCGTCTGGCCGGTTCAACGACTCGCATGCAATTCCCGACCACCGATAGCACCATTCCGATCATTCCCGCCGCCCCCCGACACACTCCAGCGCCTCCTCCCCCAGCCTCACCGATCCCCTCAACAATCCACTCCCCCTGCAATGGGTTCGATGTCtggggtgggtgtgagggggtaCTTCCATGGGTGTGTCCAAGGGTGCTAGCGCTCAGAGGTTGTGTCAGGACAATGCTAGGTTTGGGTTTACGGTGATTGGGGTTTTGCGTCTGTTTTGGGACTACGAGTTTGGGGTTTCCTGGGGTCTGT contains the following coding sequences:
- the LOC126998210 gene encoding uncharacterized protein LOC126998210 isoform X4, which codes for MAASGKMVLPPPRPSPESAAASRSPTRGFSETRTNKPTQRNASPPPPPITTITTSGSPPSWSGRNHSCPSPHQSPVSLQFSPESQQSSLSPHSSFSPQSIQSSISSQSERPLLTTQSSFSPQSNQSVSPQSMIIQPQESLSPQSLPQEPPVSISQGNTPFSTPDPSIVPHPVPRQTQAPRKLSSACSPQNIPFSTPDPKLAPYPVPKQKQTPGNPKLVVPKQTQNPNHRKPKPSIVLTQPLSASTLGHTHGSTPSHPPQTSNPLQGEWIVEGIGEAGGGGAGVCRGAAGMIGMVLSVVGNCMRVVEPARRNLIDDTELELENTEEQTTTRPTNLHLPRQVVRKEGDLYIIEEDLDVEEGVECSPSTVPGSRYHNNNSTTTNNNHKHHGYTTRRPLVVMRSPRDTPTPPPAPATSRDLTPSSQRHHHHQQRHHHHHRHQHNNLGLLRYLSQYTLHWFKSQGECFLPAKATQTNS